From Aedes albopictus strain Foshan chromosome 1, AalbF5, whole genome shotgun sequence, one genomic window encodes:
- the LOC109405551 gene encoding uncharacterized protein LOC109405551, with protein sequence MDRLDQLKETAVSFRAIQAEIEENQEDPAAIASVFNVREDFSGAFYKARDALEDLIEEEQSTCSQREAAHGDAAQMLLNQSTLFRTAGTSLAQNGGELVVYAVRSGDQASSCVPQVRLPAINIPPFNGERKNWMTFKDLYVSTIHNRKDISDSLKMQYLFSYLEGDAKQLVNKFTIPSANYANAWDTLTGHYDKKRYTVFALVREFIDQPGITQASSQSLNKLASTLDEVVQQLDTLGIEYQDRDPWLIYLTLEKLDNETRAGWSEKVVDNENPTFEELMEFVKKKCEMLETCSAFSKKATGEVLRKEQSKVSEKKVKALVAMTTDKKYAKCSSEHATFVCEEFKNLKERRGFAQEANLCFNCLQASHSAKSCLSKSVCRTQGYGQRHHTLLCANVSKENVAPADNTVKNESPNPSAKKEQIVTSLTVAVDTKPSIPVFPTAVVQVRKDDGTFGRVRVLIDSGAQAMMVTEDCVRKLGLVRRNGKVVVTGIGQQAAGTTRGVVTLHLATRFNENVVITTSAYVLGKLTSTLPSQRFNIGNMKLLENVKEMADPTFNKPGPIDVILGADHFLALLEGGQVKDESGQTVAQSTVFGWIAAG encoded by the coding sequence ATGGATCGGCTGGACCAGCTCAAAGAGACAGCGGTCAGCTTCCGAGCTATTCAAGCCGAAATCGAGGAAAACCAGGAGGATCCAGCAGCGATTGCTTCGGTTTTCAATGTGCGAGAGGACTTTTCCGGAGCTTTCTACAAGGCGAGAGATGCCCTCGAGGATTTGATCGAGGAGGAGCAATCAACGTGCAGCCAGCGTGAAGCTGCTCATGGAGACGCAGCGCAAATGCTCCTGAATCAGTCAACGTTGTTCAGAACTGCCGGCACTTCGCTGGCGCAAAATGGCGGCGAGCTGGTTGTCTATGCTGTCAGAAGCGGCGATCAGGCATCGAGTTGTGTACCCCAAGTGCGGTTGCCAGCAATAAACATTCCCCCTTTCAACGGCGAACGCAAAAACTGGATGACCTTCAAGGACCTCTACGTGTCAACCATCCACAATCGAAAGGATATTTCGGATTCCTTGAAGATGCAATACCTCTTCTCTTATTTGGAAGGAGACGCAAAGCAGCTGGTCAACAAATTCACCATTCCCAGTGCCAACTATGCGAATGCGTGGGACACGCTCACCGGTCATTACGACAAAAAGCGTTACACGGTTTTTGCCTTGGTACGGGAATTTATTGATCAGCCGGGAATCACACAAGCTTCATCGCAATCACTCAACAAACTCGCCTCGACGCTCGACGAAGTGGTCCAGCAGCTGGATACGTTGGGGATCGAATATCAAGACCGAGACCCGTGGCTGATCTACTTGACGCTGGAAAAACTGGACAACGAAACTCGTGCTGGTTGGTCGGAGAAGGTGGTCGACAACGAGAATCCCACCTTCGAGGAATTGATGGAATTCGTGAAGAAGAAGTGTGAGATGCTCGAGACATGCTCGGCATTCTCGAAGAAAGCAACCGGAGAAGTGCTAAGAAAAGAACAATCaaaagtgagtgagaaaaaagtgaAAGCATTAGTGGCAATGACCACGGACAAAAAGTACGCGAAGTGTTCCAGTGAACACGCTACGTTTGTGTGTGAAGAATTCAAGAACCTGAAAGAAAGAAGAGGATTCGCACAGGAGGCAAACCTGTGCTTCAACTGCTTGCAGGCGTCCCATTCAGCGAAATCATGTTTGTCGAAGTCGGTGTGCCGTACTCAGGGTTATGGACAACGCCACCACACCTTGTTGTGTGCGAATGTGAGTAAGGAAAATGTCGCCCCAGCAGACAACACGGTGAAGAATGAATCGCCAAATCCGTCAGCCAAGAAGGAGCAGATAGTTACTTCGTTGACGGTTGCCGTCGATACCAAGCCGTCGATTCCGGTGTTCCCGACCGCGGTAGTACAAGTGCGCAAGGACGACGGTACATTTGGCCGTGTCAGAGTGCTGATCGACTCCGGCGCCCAAGCAATGATGGTAACGGAAGACTGCGTACGAAAGCTGGGACTCGTAAGGCGTAACGGAAAAGTAGTGGTTACTGGTATTGGCCAGCAAGCTGCCGGTACCACTCGCGGCGTTGTCACGTTGCACCTCGCCACGCGATTCAACGAAAACGTTGTCATCACGACAAGCGCCTACGTCCTCGGTAAACTAACGTCTACTCTCCCATCGCAACGATTCAACATCGGGAACATGAAGCTTCTGGAGAACGTTAAAGAGATGGCA